A region from the Mucilaginibacter sp. CSA2-8R genome encodes:
- a CDS encoding cytochrome c maturation protein CcmE: MKKSSILGIIVIAVAIAVIISTYSTSSTYGSFNDAKKSTEELHIVGHLNKVKELYYDPTKDANYFSFYMLDNKGEECKVVFTGTKPQDFERSEQIVLTGQMRGREFHASKILMKCPSKYTQDKIETTEYKSKQASL, encoded by the coding sequence ATGAAAAAAAGTTCCATCTTAGGTATCATCGTTATTGCCGTAGCTATTGCGGTAATTATAAGTACTTACTCAACTTCAAGTACTTATGGTTCTTTTAATGATGCCAAAAAAAGCACCGAAGAGCTGCACATTGTAGGCCACTTAAACAAGGTTAAAGAGTTGTATTATGATCCTACCAAAGATGCCAATTACTTCTCTTTTTATATGCTCGATAACAAGGGCGAGGAGTGTAAGGTTGTATTTACTGGTACCAAACCTCAGGATTTTGAACGCTCGGAGCAAATTGTGTTAACCGGGCAAATGCGCGGCAGAGAGTTTCATGCCTCTAAAATTTTGATGAAGTGCCCGTCGAAATACACGCAAGATAAAATAGAAACCACCGAATATAAATCAAAACAAGCCAGCTTATAA